A genomic region of Cannabis sativa cultivar Pink pepper isolate KNU-18-1 chromosome 1, ASM2916894v1, whole genome shotgun sequence contains the following coding sequences:
- the LOC133039726 gene encoding uncharacterized protein LOC133039726: MGRNKNAILGFLKDKMQKRIQSWEGRLLSKAGKEVLIKTVAQSFPTYAMSVFLLPVETCNKLEDLIKEGAHRVVGPGTNISVQFDLWLADDSQPWVTSSANGMETWTINDLMVVGERAWDLEVVLDIFNDRDKEIIIRTNIDQETLIDTWYWHKDLHGFYTMREAYRLLHHSEITNTSEFEIKIWKIAWRLHVPPKVHQLMWRALSGCLATKPHSATTLIHGPRRAAHGSLGDSRNAQQRRMGSLLVPTGSRMDLEHWVKPVMGKIKVNVDGAIFASDGRFGAAGVARDYQGRFIEGFTVLRVGRVDSAMAELVGVKEALNWIKRKQWGPVEVETASLVVIQAVQSTVDIPSPFGLQVAACHSLMADLPLVTINFVKRSVNKAVHCLAHSSCLYPDRIFSEDNVPADFLSLVMVESSY; the protein is encoded by the exons ATGGGCCGTAATAAGAATGCTATTCTTGGCTTCTTGAAGGATAAGATGCAGAAGAGAATTCAGAGTTGGGAGGGTCGCTTGCTCTCAAAAGCGGGAAAAGAGGTATTGATCAAAACAGTGGCTCAATCTTTTCCTACCTATGCTATGTCTGTTTTCTTGTTGCCGGTGGAAACTTGTAATAAGCTAGAAG ATTTGATTAAGGAGGGAGCTCATCGGGTGGTTGGTCCAGGTACGAACATTAGTGTTCAATTTGATCTGTGGCTCGCGGATGATTCTCAACCGTGGGTTACTTCTAGTGCTAATGGTATGGAGACGTGGACGATTAATGATCTCATGGTGGTAGGAGAACGGGCTTGGGATCTAGAGGTGGTTTTGGATATATTCAATGACCGAGATAAAGAGATTATCATTCGAACCAACATTGATCAGGAGACTCTCATTGACACTTGGTATTGGCATAAGGATCTTCATGGTTTCTATACTATGAGGGAGGCATATCGATTGTTGCACCATTCAGAGATCACTAATACTAGTGAATTTGAGATTAAGATATGGAAAATTGCATGGAGGCTTCATGTCCCCCCCAAAGTGCACCAACTCATGTGGCGTGCTTTATCTGGTTGTTTGGCTACTAAG CCACATTCTGCTACAACACTCATCCACGGCCCAAGAAGAGCTGCTCATGGTTCTTTGGGCGATTCG AGAAATGCTCAACAACGGAGAATGGGGTCTTTACTTGTTCCTACGGGCTCAAGAATGGACTTAGAGCATTGGGTGAAACCGGTTATGGGAAAGATTAAGGTTAATGTCGATGGTGCAATCTTTGCAAGTGACGGTCGATTTGGAGCGGCAGGGGTGGCCCGGGATTATCAGGGTCGATTCATTGAAGGCTTCACAGTGTTACGAGTGGGGCGTGTGGATTCGGCTATGGCCGAATTGGTAGGGGTGAAGGAGGCTTTGAATTGGATAAAGAGGAAACAATGGGGACCGGTTGAGGTTGAAACTGCTTCTTTGGTTGTTATCCAGGCAGTCCAAAGCACGGTGGATATCCCTTCTCCTTTTGGCCTTCAGGTGGCAGCTTGTCATTCTCTTATGGCCGATTTGCCGTTAGTcacaattaattttgttaaacgttCTGTAAACAAAGCTGTACATTGTCTTGCTCATAGCTCTTGTTTATATCCAGATCGTATATTTAGCGAGGATAATGTTCCCGCTGATTTTCTGTCTCTTGTAATGGTTGAATcttcttattaa